The DNA window gaacgaaGCTGGACAAGCACATGGGGCAGAGACGACAAGAAATGatctgtttcctcgttctcctcttcctcccttcccctCAGTTCTgtccccgtttccttcctcttcctgtcgcttgcgtctctctctctcttctcgggcTCTTTTCTCATCAGACGGAGCTTCTGCCTTTGCGGCGTGCACTCTACGCGTATCTCCTGGAGACAGGATCCTCGACCTCTGCGCGGTAAGTTCTATCGCCGTCATCGGAGAGTGACGTTTCCCGTGTCGTCGTCTGgacgcttttctcctcccttttgTTCCTTTTGCATCTTCTTGGGAGAAAAATCCGCACACGCGtccgctcgcctctgtgGATGTGGCGTTCCCCTTTTGCCTTTCAAGATTTCCCCCCagagtcttctctccttttcccttcgctgTCGTCGTGTTTGCCGTCGCATTCAGGCACCCGGCGGCAAGTCGCTCGTCCTCGCGAGTatgctcttctcttccacttcGTCTCCCCCCGTCAGCGGAAGCGTCCCGCCATCCCAGAAGCAGAAATCCCGCGACGCTGGATTGCTCGTCTGCAACGAGGCGAGTCGGCCCCGAATGGAAAGgtagagaagaagaagacagtgCGACAAACcgctgaagaaaaaacaTGCCTCCGTAGTGTGCACCAGGCCGGCCTGAGGACCGGGCACGCGTCCacctcgcgtttctgtttggtctctttcttcccgccAGACTCCAGAAAGTGCTGCACACGTTTCTGCCACCGGAAATCTTCAACAAGTAAGCGCCAGTGGGTCTGCCCGCggacaggaaggaaacacTTCTGCCGCTGCATGCCGAATGCAGATACACATGTCACTCCCGCCGTCACGCGCCTCACACAAGTACGCAAACACGTATATTTATACAAAATATGTAGAAATATATTTCGCAGTGATATCCATATACTGCCACGAGCATGCTCATGTGCAAGTAAAAACACTCGAGAGGcgcgtatatgtatatatatatatatatatatatatacgccgttgtatatatatatatgtatatatacgccgttgtatatatatatatatatatatatatatgtatgtaagTATAGGTGTAAACAGGTACATCCTTCCGTGTTGGAAGATCCAGGATCAAGGTGCCTGACACGCGGGAGTTGGGAAGAATCGTTTTGCGCGAGGCGACGTGGGCACACATCCTTTCCTGTCCGTTGTCCTGGGCGCAATGTGCGTCTCTTAGGCGGCTGGTCCAAGTCACGTGTGCAAGCGGCACCAAGGGAGGCTCATACGGTAAGACGTTTTTCGAAGAgcggcctttctctgcagcccCTCTGGAGAGTCACCTCGGTGACGCAGTTCACACCGTCTCCCTGCCTAGCAGCACGAACTCGCGTAGAGTTGCAGGCACTATTCGCCGTGAAAAGAGGTCAACAGAAGCATCTTTCGCGCCCTGCGTCTGATGTTTGGGCTCGGCCGtgggtgtacatacagtcGACCGGAGCAGTTTGCGCGTTCGACCGAGAAGCCCAGCAAAGGCGCTGTCGGCCGCTTGCCTCTGTGTGTTCCCCCCACGGAGACACTGGAGTGTACGGTCAAGGTCCTGCGTCCATGGGCCTCGCAGAGGACGCACGCGACGTTGGTCTTCTCCACCTCAGCATCCCAGAGGGAAAACGGTTTCTGAGGTGTTTTGGAGGCGCATCCGTGGCCTCGTGCGGCTGCTGCCCCGGCTTTCAGCGTTAACCTTCGTCCTGAAAGGACGGAAAAACTCTTGAGGCCTGCCATCGTCTTCCAACCATCtgaggaagcggcgagtcGCCAACAGCCGTGCGTCCTCGTGAGGCGTGGTCTGCCGTGGCCGTCCACGCCCTTCCCCGGTGCTGCAAATCGTGCAAAtccgtctcttttgctcTGCCTCCACAGAATTCCTTCGTCTGCATTTTGTCTGTAGAACGCTTTCGGCCATTCGACAAGATCCTCGTGGACGCTCCGTGCTCGTCAGATCGGCATCTGCTGAAGCAGGGACGGTCAGCACTCGCCTCGTGGGCATCGGGTAAGAAGCCTCGACGTGTAGCGTGCTTTCGATTCGGATCTTCCTTGCCAAGACGCGAGTTAGATAAGTTTGTTCGTTTCACTATTGAAGACGCTTTTTCGCTCACAGAAGGAGGTCCAGTAGTTCCTGGAAGTCTTCGCCTGCAGGCTGCCAGCGAGCGTGAAACCGTTTTTTTGAACAGACGAGTGCTGCATGAGAACACACGCGGTCTACCCTACGACGAGCCTGACACGATTcacagaggagagggcggGGAGGGAGGTCCCGAAAGAGGCTCACCAGTTGTTTCGACACTCCCACGGGGAGGCACGCGACGAATCGGATCTCGCCACCGCCGTCCAGCACAAAGGCTTAGCCAAGAACACAACAAAGCAGATACTTGAGTCAGGCGAAGACCGTGTCAATACCAATGAATTTAGAGCATCCCCCAACATATCTTTACAATAGAGAGAAATCCACAGAGAGTTGCAAAGGCTGCTCCAAGATATCAGTCAGAGTGGAAACTCCACAGCTGCGCGGCTTCCTCGAGAGCCAGTGGCGCGCGTCTGCCCCGGCGAGAGACGTGAAAGTTGCGTGCGGTTTTgattcgcgtttcccgtgaTTCGCCTGTCTTCAGGGGTGCCTAAAACGCATGCTGAGCGGCAACTGCAACTTCTGAAGGGCGCGCTGGGCCTTCTCCGGGTCGGCGGCGTTCTGCTGTACAGCACCTGTGCTCTGTCTGAGGTGGAGAATGAAAAGGTGAGAGCAACGCGGCAGCACGCGAGGACCCAGAGGCGCTGTCGCGTTCGAGGCTCGACACTGAGACGTGACGCATGCTCTTTCCACTGCAAACGCGTCCGGTCTGAGAAGCGCTATTTccgagaagagcgcgcgcgcgactcGGGGAGTCTCCAGCCTAATCGAGTTGAAAGGTGCCGAGGCCTCtaaacggagacgcgcctcctCAGGCAGCCTTGCCGCGGTCGTACTGTCTCTGGCGAGAGAGGTCTGAATCTCCCACTTGTCGCCTGCTTGTGAGAAGCAAGGATGGCAGTGAACGGGAACAAATAAAAGCATGCGAGAAACGCTTGCCCGTCTATGACGCTCGTGAGATTCCTCACCGGGCACTGCTTTGACCTCGTGGTTTGCTGTCCGTTCGACTTCGGTGAAGAACCGAATTTGGGCACAAGCGCTGAGCACACAGCGTCATGTCGGCCCGGGTTCCATCGCGCGGTTGGAGATTGTTTGGTCAgtcgtttcgtctctctctgacgCGTCTGGCCCCGTGGcggttcttccctttcctctccgggGTCTGTCCCTTTCACCGTCCATGTCCTTCCTCCCCCGGCGCGCCTGctgtcctcgctcttctcagGTCGTCGAAAAACTCCTCAAAAGCTGTGGAGGCAGCGTCAAAGAAATCCCACTCCTAGTCGACCCTGTCCGTcccgcttctgcctcgggCTTTTCTCGTGTTGCCGTGCTTCCTCACTCTGCTCCGGTCgaagcggcgaaggagactacggagacacacgagacTTCCGGGGGGAGAAGCCTCCCGgtcgcggtgtctccgcactcGCGGCATCCGTCGCCGGGACGCGTCGAATCTTCCGGTCCTTCTGACACAtcaacgcgagagaaacgatctgaagacgagggcgggGAAAACGCCGGTGACCGTCCTCCGCTGTGGATcctcgagacgcgagaacgcggcgcGATCATGCTGCCTGACGCCCCCGCGGGATTCGGTCCTCTCTTCATGTGCAAGCTGCAGCTggtcgcgcctctccagagacgCCTCTAGAGAGGTGGACACTAAAAGAGACCGCCTGCGCGGAGAACCGCACAAGTGTCGTCTCACCACGGGGACACGTGCATGCTATCAAAGTTGGTTTTTTGTCCCGAGAGAGGGTGGCCGAGCACAGAGAAAGGATATCAGCTTTGGAGGCTTGTAGAGAGgtgcgaggaggcgaagacgcgcctgcCAAGACGGTTAGCTGGCGGAGGCCGAGGGGacagggaaaaagcgagagacggctACAGAGCCCTCGGCCTCAGTTCCTACGATTCGCCTCACTATATATGTACCTCTTTTTAGGTAGATACATTTATGCGTGTGTGCGAATATGCATAGGCATGCGTAGATAGTTGGACACGCATATCTCTGCAGGTGCTGTACCAGTGtaagagagaacgaggggcGTTTGCGTACGGAAGAGTGATTGGCAAACGCTCTCAGATCGGGAAGACTTAAAACCCTCTCCACCGTTCTCTCGCAGCACAACTCGAGATTCGGACCATTCCCTTGCCAGGGTCTCCTTGAAAGATCCCGGAGGGAGGCAgcgctcgcctcggcgcAAAGGTGTCTGTCCCCTTTCCATTCTCTTCTCGATTTGGGAGTCTCAGCGCGGGTGGAGAGGCAACGGGCGCAGCCTTCCGaaagcggggagagacagcgcatacagaggaagaaacgaagagagaacaagtATAGAGGCCACGAAGGgaacaagggagaagacaagaacCGAATCAGGGAGGGACCAAGAAGAGTATACGGAGAGAccaagaagcgaggagaagcaagaagTGTATAAGGAGAGGCAAGCAGCGTGtacggagagaggacgacgggaATTAGAGAACAAGAtgagagcgaagagcgaacaaggggagagaggggcgggcAGGGCGAGATAGAGGGAAAGGCGTTGCCACAGGCGAAGCTTTTTTCGCTCCCTATGCCACGAGAGGCTTCGGCCTCATGACCGCAGGGAATTCACGAGGGAGGAGGAACGCCCGCTTCTTTCCCATTCCTATCGTTCCCCCTTTTTTAACGTTCTCAGGAGAAGAGAGTAGAGATACTTGGAAGCAGCAGCAATTTCCCGgtgctccgtctctctgccgcatCGAAGAGACACGCTCCTGTGTCGCATCTGCACTCTGCTCTTCCTATTGGCCACGCTGGGGGGAACGGTTCTTTACACAATCTTGTAAACCAAAAGAGATTTTCCCAGTTTCTCTCCGACACCTGCAGGCGTCTCCATGAACCGGCTCGACTTCGGCTCCACACACAAGTATAGCGTATAACTTTCAAgaacatgcatgcaaacaccAAATACGCATCGTTACATGCGCAGAAACCTGCAACTCTTTTCCGGCATATCGACTCGAGGAGCCTTTGTGAGAGCGCGTACGTATGAGTGACGCTGCAGGTGCCCGCTGTCCACAAAAAAGCACGGgaaatatgcatgcagacaacgcatgcacatgcacgaaGCTTCTGTCCCAATCGCCAGCGCCTACACCCAAACTCCCTGCACTTAAATCcatacacgcatgcatatacatataaatgcatatatatatatatatatggatatactcccgcatgcatgcaaatacaTGTATGTGCACGCAAGTGTATGGACACGTATAGAGGCG is part of the Neospora caninum Liverpool complete genome, chromosome II genome and encodes:
- a CDS encoding gk24670, related, encoding MSSRRPAKRPTAGASSGVVLRGASGWSAFHEHQYGSARWNRLLQALAGEGRFAAFVASAEGETCHRQTPAASVPPDSHKREDLRCTYTASSEDRKDARVGGGENRSCGTSEGTERNACANRPLHFQGNPPAFSQEVREELLEFLHLRTSGLPSPNVFLVPRNGKGGEEKSLDAVDEDQSEQSRPGESRASCHPLPPVPPSSSPTAEPSIKAACAVASSADASLSSPSPSGPSPSSVACSTGSSSVARSCSPSPCAASTPTSSSGFSTVTRDRERSAQETALLETLEKEKVYYLDGASAFAACTLRVSPGDRILDLCAAPGGKSLVLASMLFSSTSSPPVSGSVPPSQKQKSRDAGLLVCNEASRPRMERLQKVLHTFLPPEIFNKRLVQVTCASGTKGGSYERFRPFDKILVDAPCSSDRHLLKQGRSALASWASGVPKTHAERQLQLLKGALGLLRVGGVLLYSTCALSEVENEKVVEKLLKSCGGSVKEIPLLVDPVRPASASGFSRVAVLPHSAPVEAAKETTETHETSGGRSLPVAVSPHSRHPSPGRVESSGPSDTSTREKRSEDEGGENAGDRPPLWILETRERGAIMLPDAPAGFGPLFMCKLQLVAPLQRRL